The following coding sequences are from one Elusimicrobium minutum Pei191 window:
- a CDS encoding lysophospholipid acyltransferase family protein encodes MLLNLIKFTFRWFLIIFYNAKVEGLENIPKTGRLIIVSNHRSNVDPPLLGGFAGLVRDSRYVIKKQLMSLPLLGRLFKSYGFIPVDRQAGKDMGAFKAIMSSLKKEESVVIFPEGTRSKTGKPLKPKAGVSFVAHKTNSPVLICRVFNTFGFPWVRNLRVVYSHTIKFEEVEGVDLKVQYQQFADKIMSEIEKVK; translated from the coding sequence ATGCTTCTTAATTTGATAAAATTTACTTTCAGATGGTTCTTGATAATTTTTTATAACGCGAAAGTCGAAGGTTTGGAAAATATTCCCAAAACAGGCCGGCTTATAATAGTAAGCAATCACCGCTCTAATGTAGATCCGCCGCTTTTAGGCGGTTTCGCCGGGTTGGTAAGGGATTCGAGGTACGTTATAAAAAAACAGCTTATGAGTTTACCTTTATTGGGCAGGTTGTTTAAGTCATACGGGTTTATTCCGGTAGACCGTCAGGCCGGCAAAGACATGGGCGCTTTTAAGGCTATTATGTCCTCGCTTAAGAAAGAAGAAAGCGTAGTCATTTTTCCCGAAGGCACCAGATCAAAAACCGGTAAGCCTTTAAAACCGAAAGCGGGCGTAAGTTTTGTGGCTCATAAAACAAATTCGCCAGTTTTAATATGCAGGGTTTTTAATACGTTTGGTTTTCCCTGGGTAAGAAATTTACGTGTGGTATATTCACACACAATCAAATTTGAAGAAGTGGAAGGTGTTGATCTTAAAGTTCAATACCAGCAGTTTGCAGATAAAATAATGTCGGAAATTGAAAAAGTTAAATAA
- the ftsZ gene encoding cell division protein FtsZ gives MTMDDIFASAESFETKKAKIKVVGVGGGGGNAINHMVEAGIEDVDFVAINTDAQDLKRNKAPYLVQVGERTTGGLGVGGDPKRGKEAAKESAEKLKHIIADTDLLFITAGMGGGTGTGVAPTLARLAKETYGNDILVIGVVTRPFSFEGFVREKQADEGIKELQDAVDSMIIIPNDRLFETIDAQTSSKEAYKRVDDVLLQAVKGISEVITKPGEVNIDFNDVKKVMAGSGRALIGIGEGSGHGRHLTAVRQAISSPLLENADITGAKGFIVHFLAGEGLTLLEQGEVMNLVKQYGSKDSIVMFGHTYDKSLDNTIKVTVIATGFSKEKGHLASRKPAFRPQDTKSEGKQNPKNILFNAVDEESEDNILIPAYLRRKKNNL, from the coding sequence ATGACAATGGACGATATTTTTGCCTCGGCCGAAAGCTTTGAAACCAAAAAAGCAAAAATAAAGGTTGTGGGCGTTGGCGGCGGCGGCGGCAACGCTATTAACCACATGGTTGAAGCGGGCATAGAAGACGTGGATTTCGTTGCTATTAATACCGACGCGCAGGATTTAAAACGCAATAAAGCCCCGTATCTCGTGCAGGTGGGCGAGCGTACCACCGGCGGTTTGGGTGTTGGCGGCGACCCTAAAAGAGGTAAAGAAGCCGCTAAAGAAAGCGCGGAAAAACTTAAGCATATTATCGCCGATACCGATTTGCTTTTTATCACAGCGGGCATGGGCGGCGGCACAGGCACCGGCGTGGCGCCTACTCTAGCCAGGCTGGCTAAAGAAACATACGGTAATGATATTTTAGTTATAGGTGTTGTTACAAGGCCTTTTAGCTTTGAAGGTTTTGTGCGTGAGAAGCAAGCCGACGAAGGCATAAAAGAACTGCAAGACGCCGTAGACTCAATGATTATTATCCCTAACGACAGGCTTTTTGAAACAATAGATGCGCAGACCTCTTCAAAAGAGGCGTATAAAAGAGTAGACGACGTTTTGCTTCAGGCCGTAAAAGGTATTTCGGAAGTTATTACAAAACCGGGTGAAGTAAATATCGATTTTAACGATGTAAAAAAAGTTATGGCGGGCAGCGGACGTGCTTTGATAGGTATTGGCGAAGGCAGCGGCCACGGCAGGCATTTAACGGCGGTAAGGCAGGCAATTTCTTCACCGCTTTTAGAAAATGCCGATATAACCGGAGCAAAAGGTTTTATAGTCCATTTTTTAGCCGGTGAAGGCCTTACCCTTTTAGAACAAGGCGAAGTTATGAATCTTGTTAAGCAATACGGCAGTAAAGATTCAATAGTAATGTTCGGGCATACTTACGATAAAAGCCTTGATAACACAATAAAAGTTACCGTGATAGCGACAGGCTTTTCTAAAGAGAAGGGGCATCTGGCGTCCCGTAAACCGGCGTTCAGGCCGCAAGATACTAAATCAGAAGGCAAACAAAATCCAAAAAATATTTTGTTTAACGCGGTTGATGAAGAGTCTGAAGATAATATTTTAATTCCCGCGTATTTAAGAAGAAAAAAAAATAATTTATAA
- a CDS encoding pilin, translating to MKKGFTLIELLVVVLIIGILAAIALPQYTRSVEKAKASRILPIMSSLKQAVRVCLMETGGVQCDIDQLNITINNASGTPITRANVSTSNQTPTPINNEWGIAYNHASGEIFLVRIPYAGKFFWDIILSTKDGSCYVRGNTSHPDGMKVIESLGFTKSAGTSGWITYRCD from the coding sequence ATGAAAAAAGGGTTTACTTTAATAGAGTTGTTAGTAGTGGTTTTAATTATAGGGATACTTGCGGCAATAGCTTTACCCCAATATACGAGAAGTGTGGAAAAAGCGAAAGCGAGCCGAATACTTCCTATAATGTCTTCTTTAAAGCAAGCTGTTAGAGTTTGTCTTATGGAAACAGGCGGCGTACAGTGTGATATTGATCAACTAAATATTACTATTAATAACGCCAGCGGCACTCCTATCACCAGAGCTAATGTTTCAACAAGCAATCAAACTCCTACTCCTATAAATAACGAATGGGGTATAGCTTATAATCATGCTTCAGGGGAAATTTTTCTTGTCCGTATTCCTTACGCAGGCAAATTCTTTTGGGATATTATTTTAAGCACAAAAGACGGCAGTTGCTATGTGCGCGGCAACACAAGTCATCCCGACGGTATGAAAGTGATAGAAAGTTTAGGTTTTACAAAAAGCGCCGGAACCAGCGGCTGGATAACTTACAGATGCGACTGA
- the ftsA gene encoding cell division protein FtsA — protein sequence MSKTNIIAGLDVGSGKMTCVAAVQDFETNTLRVEAANSISCKGLRAGVVLDIRETSAAAVSLLTGLERECGKDIGALFLGVRGSHLESFTNHGTYNISRADKEITINDMQLAIENAKAIPIKNDNEIINVIPQSFAIDKEKGIINPEGMEGSLLEVDVHVTTGSSTHLNNLVKSIQKPGFRIDGTFYGLVPLADMVLTQEEKEIGSMLIDLGGETMSVGIYIDGVLRFSRDIPFGCDLITSDLARLLHTPRQSAKEIKERYGVAFPTFLEDEGEIPVPTLDGRSMHNVKKSFILDIIQPRVEELFEEVKKVVDRSGYKDFPVVGVLSGGGSLMPGVTNVCVNTLGLREVRTGMVSREAIIGDEQFFDPKYSTALALVAYASQRGMYEEYNRASFEQKTGLFSKIGKIFKGVDIFGS from the coding sequence ATGTCTAAGACAAATATTATAGCAGGGCTTGACGTCGGCAGCGGTAAAATGACTTGCGTGGCTGCCGTACAGGATTTTGAAACAAATACATTAAGGGTTGAGGCGGCAAATTCCATTTCCTGTAAAGGATTAAGGGCCGGCGTTGTTTTAGATATACGCGAAACTTCCGCCGCCGCGGTTTCTTTGCTTACCGGTTTGGAAAGAGAATGCGGCAAAGATATAGGCGCTTTATTTTTAGGCGTGCGAGGCAGCCATTTGGAAAGTTTTACAAACCACGGCACTTACAATATTTCCCGCGCGGATAAAGAAATTACTATTAACGACATGCAGCTTGCCATTGAAAACGCCAAAGCCATACCGATAAAAAACGATAACGAAATTATTAACGTAATACCGCAAAGTTTCGCTATCGATAAAGAAAAAGGCATTATTAACCCGGAAGGAATGGAAGGCTCTTTATTAGAGGTTGACGTTCACGTTACCACGGGTTCTTCCACACATTTAAACAATTTAGTCAAATCAATACAAAAGCCGGGTTTTAGAATAGACGGAACTTTTTACGGGCTTGTTCCTTTAGCGGATATGGTTCTTACCCAGGAAGAAAAGGAAATAGGCTCCATGCTTATCGATTTAGGCGGCGAAACAATGAGTGTCGGTATTTATATTGACGGTGTGCTCAGATTTTCGCGCGACATTCCTTTCGGCTGTGATTTAATTACTTCCGATTTGGCAAGGCTTTTACACACGCCCAGGCAAAGCGCTAAAGAAATTAAGGAACGTTATGGCGTGGCTTTCCCCACGTTTTTAGAGGACGAGGGTGAAATACCCGTGCCTACTTTAGACGGGCGTTCCATGCATAATGTTAAAAAAAGTTTTATTTTAGACATAATACAACCCCGTGTTGAGGAGCTTTTTGAAGAAGTTAAAAAAGTTGTTGACCGCTCGGGCTATAAAGATTTTCCTGTCGTGGGCGTATTAAGCGGCGGCGGCAGTTTAATGCCGGGCGTTACAAACGTTTGCGTTAATACCTTGGGCCTTAGGGAAGTAAGGACAGGCATGGTGTCAAGGGAAGCCATTATAGGCGACGAACAGTTTTTTGACCCCAAATACAGTACAGCCCTTGCTTTAGTCGCTTATGCTTCCCAGCGCGGTATGTATGAGGAATACAACAGGGCCAGTTTTGAACAAAAAACAGGGCTTTTTAGCAAAATAGGAAAGATTTTTAAAGGCGTTGATATCTTTGGCAGCTAA
- the cmk gene encoding (d)CMP kinase, producing MRAKGLLIAMDGTAGTGKSSVGMLAAKELGYDFLSTGEMYRALGYKTIEKKIAVDDVQKVTEIAKNIKFTFERGTDASLKMFVDGEYLGNKLHSEKVGEAASKTSAIPSARAVLTDKMREIGRGGGIIMEGRDIGTVVFPDAEIKFYIDATPEERAKRRFNQLIQRGEKADYETILECIRARDLRDSTRTVAPLKPAEDAFIIDTSSMALEQVVEHILSVIKEKIKNNF from the coding sequence ATGCGGGCTAAAGGATTGCTCATAGCTATGGACGGTACTGCGGGTACGGGCAAAAGCTCGGTAGGAATGCTTGCCGCCAAAGAGCTGGGCTACGATTTTTTAAGCACCGGTGAAATGTACCGCGCTTTGGGTTATAAAACCATTGAAAAAAAGATAGCTGTGGACGACGTCCAAAAAGTAACCGAAATTGCAAAAAATATAAAATTTACCTTTGAACGCGGCACAGACGCCTCTCTAAAAATGTTTGTAGACGGGGAATATTTGGGCAACAAACTTCACTCGGAAAAAGTTGGCGAAGCGGCAAGTAAAACATCAGCAATTCCTTCTGCCCGCGCGGTATTAACGGATAAAATGCGTGAAATAGGGCGCGGCGGCGGTATTATAATGGAAGGGCGTGATATCGGCACCGTTGTGTTTCCCGACGCGGAAATAAAATTTTACATTGACGCTACTCCTGAAGAAAGGGCTAAAAGGCGTTTTAACCAATTAATCCAACGCGGCGAAAAAGCTGATTATGAAACTATTTTAGAATGTATACGAGCACGTGATTTGCGAGATAGCACCCGCACGGTAGCTCCTTTAAAACCCGCCGAGGACGCTTTTATTATTGACACTTCTTCTATGGCGCTTGAGCAGGTTGTCGAGCATATTTTATCCGTAATAAAAGAAAAAATAAAAAATAATTTTTAA
- a CDS encoding cell division protein FtsQ/DivIB — protein MRNKNLVYYKKTQPPEVKRKRTNRPNIIRPVIILVVLFLLAGSVCYTVYKAAPRVKAKIINFQVEGYSNWHYKTLEVSGLDAAHAALFTDAVSFKAGDKVSTDDCRKLEKRLSNLFVDVKDIKVKRGLFTGKLRISAKQRKGVAVLSGPWAVLKVIASDGMVYPVFEAQSAASLPVVVIPDINEGEDLSKVSKEFVQLVDGINAVKKDIDFKTLYIDKEARSAKVLLEGGNIIDFGKADNLAEKAKISSKILDYGNGKVKGPFTVNLEYYSGGKAYLVPQKN, from the coding sequence ATGAGAAATAAAAATCTTGTATATTATAAAAAAACACAGCCTCCCGAGGTTAAACGCAAAAGGACAAATCGTCCTAATATTATCCGTCCGGTAATAATACTTGTCGTTTTATTTTTGCTGGCAGGATCTGTGTGTTACACCGTGTATAAGGCGGCGCCTCGCGTCAAAGCTAAAATAATAAATTTTCAGGTGGAAGGCTATTCAAACTGGCATTATAAAACGCTTGAGGTTTCCGGTCTGGACGCGGCACATGCCGCTTTATTTACCGACGCGGTTTCTTTTAAGGCGGGCGATAAAGTCAGTACCGACGACTGCCGTAAACTGGAAAAAAGGCTTTCTAATTTATTTGTTGACGTTAAAGACATAAAGGTAAAAAGAGGTTTGTTTACCGGCAAATTAAGGATTTCAGCTAAACAAAGAAAGGGTGTTGCTGTTTTATCAGGCCCGTGGGCTGTTTTGAAAGTAATAGCTTCCGACGGTATGGTTTACCCCGTTTTTGAGGCGCAGTCAGCCGCTTCTTTGCCCGTGGTTGTTATACCCGATATAAACGAAGGAGAAGACCTTTCAAAAGTAAGCAAAGAATTTGTACAATTAGTAGACGGCATAAACGCCGTTAAGAAAGATATAGATTTTAAAACTCTTTATATTGATAAAGAAGCGCGGAGCGCGAAGGTTCTTTTAGAAGGCGGTAATATTATTGATTTCGGCAAGGCTGATAACCTGGCTGAAAAAGCAAAAATATCTTCTAAAATACTTGATTATGGCAATGGTAAAGTTAAAGGGCCTTTTACAGTAAATTTAGAATATTATTCCGGCGGGAAAGCATATTTGGTCCCGCAAAAAAATTAA
- a CDS encoding type IV pilus twitching motility protein PilT has translation MAVGLTSLLKTVVDNKASGLHLRGNSFSFVRLNRQIKQIEDSFLSNDEVRKIAYACMSDREKKIFEENGTVDFSLDAKENGRFRFNVYRQSGKVCISIRHIPLKIPTFADLNLPGDVLEKITENRRGLVLVTGMTGSGKSSTLAAMLGYINRARRGHILTIEDPIEFVHTEEKCIVSQLALGLDTHSYMAALRASMRQDPDVIMIGELRDSDVVRAAIAAAETGHLVFTTVHTVDAVQTLNRLIQSFPFEQQAQVKVQLAELIKGIVSQRLLPDLKGGMIPAVEVMVDTPQIKKLITDGKIDEVSRHIGMGEYYGMQTFDQSLVELYRAGKAGLEEIIAYSTSPDTIMLALKGIGEDRKGLE, from the coding sequence ATGGCGGTAGGGTTAACCAGTTTACTTAAAACGGTTGTTGATAACAAAGCCAGCGGTTTACATTTGAGGGGAAATTCCTTTTCCTTCGTGCGTTTAAACAGGCAAATAAAGCAAATTGAAGACAGCTTTTTATCTAACGACGAAGTCCGTAAAATAGCTTACGCTTGCATGAGCGACAGGGAAAAAAAGATTTTTGAGGAAAACGGCACCGTTGACTTTTCCTTAGACGCTAAAGAAAACGGGCGTTTCCGTTTTAACGTATACCGCCAAAGCGGCAAAGTTTGTATTTCTATAAGACATATTCCCCTTAAAATACCCACATTTGCAGATCTTAACCTGCCCGGCGACGTGCTTGAAAAAATTACCGAAAACAGAAGAGGTTTAGTTCTTGTTACAGGTATGACAGGGTCAGGCAAAAGCAGCACCTTGGCAGCAATGCTTGGTTATATTAACCGCGCAAGAAGAGGCCACATTCTAACTATTGAAGACCCTATAGAATTTGTTCACACTGAAGAAAAATGTATTGTCAGCCAGTTGGCCTTGGGTTTAGATACGCATTCTTATATGGCGGCTTTAAGGGCGTCAATGCGCCAAGATCCCGACGTTATTATGATAGGCGAGTTAAGAGACTCCGACGTTGTGCGCGCTGCTATTGCCGCGGCTGAAACGGGCCACTTAGTTTTTACAACCGTACATACGGTTGACGCAGTTCAAACCTTAAACAGGCTTATACAGTCTTTTCCTTTTGAGCAGCAGGCGCAGGTAAAAGTGCAGCTTGCCGAATTAATTAAGGGCATAGTTTCGCAGCGTTTACTGCCTGATTTAAAAGGCGGCATGATACCCGCTGTTGAAGTTATGGTAGACACTCCTCAAATTAAAAAACTTATTACCGACGGTAAAATTGACGAGGTCTCCAGGCATATCGGTATGGGTGAATATTACGGCATGCAGACATTTGACCAGTCTTTAGTAGAACTTTACAGAGCCGGCAAAGCGGGGCTTGAGGAAATAATTGCCTATTCCACCAGTCCGGACACAATTATGCTTGCTCTTAAAGGTATAGGCGAAGACAGAAAGGGGCTTGAATAA
- a CDS encoding S1 RNA-binding domain-containing protein: MTNAEENKIDSKQEAIQVEAAPEQEMTMDQLFAEQEELVNKLNKREIVQVTVVQVGKDSVLVDTGDKKEGYIPLSDFEGKAVPEAGEKVSAVLVKKGSDERHAVLSFKKAQEYLGWEIAKKAFDNKERVRGTIVSCVKGGYIVDVFGVSGFMPLSLSELHTAYKHYLPAGAKVKCVVVEFSKEKNKLIVSRKQVLEEDEAVRRDGVLAQVKEGEVLRVVVAKADKDKLYLRFHGIEGVVTLDNVAWQDTEKAITSFRRGQRLKAKLLKIDKETGKLEFGLKQLFLNPADALRRKFPYKSTTKGKIVAITEEGVEVSLGKNNTKGFISQFEMGRDFDGNVDDVINVMVIGINPDDCSVNLSVKKYDQVQNKKFVAQYMKQAPRPTLGQLLQDSLEESENK; the protein is encoded by the coding sequence ATGACCAACGCAGAAGAAAATAAAATTGATTCAAAGCAAGAAGCAATTCAAGTTGAGGCGGCGCCCGAGCAGGAAATGACGATGGACCAGCTTTTTGCCGAGCAGGAAGAATTAGTAAACAAACTTAATAAAAGGGAAATAGTGCAAGTTACCGTAGTGCAGGTTGGTAAGGATAGCGTGCTCGTTGACACGGGCGACAAGAAGGAAGGATACATTCCTTTATCTGATTTTGAGGGAAAAGCCGTTCCTGAAGCGGGGGAAAAGGTTTCCGCGGTATTAGTTAAAAAAGGTTCTGATGAAAGACACGCTGTTTTATCTTTCAAAAAAGCCCAGGAATATTTGGGTTGGGAAATAGCCAAAAAAGCTTTTGATAATAAAGAAAGAGTGCGCGGTACAATAGTGTCTTGCGTAAAGGGCGGTTATATTGTTGACGTTTTCGGCGTTAGCGGTTTTATGCCTTTATCTCTTTCAGAACTTCATACGGCCTACAAGCATTATCTTCCCGCAGGCGCCAAGGTAAAATGCGTTGTGGTTGAATTTTCCAAAGAAAAAAACAAACTTATAGTTTCACGCAAACAGGTTTTGGAAGAAGATGAAGCCGTAAGAAGAGACGGCGTTTTAGCCCAGGTAAAAGAGGGTGAAGTTTTAAGAGTTGTTGTCGCCAAAGCCGATAAAGACAAACTTTATTTACGCTTCCACGGCATTGAAGGCGTTGTTACTTTAGATAACGTAGCCTGGCAAGACACTGAAAAAGCGATTACTTCTTTTAGAAGAGGGCAAAGACTTAAAGCTAAATTACTTAAAATTGATAAAGAAACAGGTAAACTTGAATTTGGCTTAAAACAGCTTTTCTTAAACCCGGCTGACGCTTTAAGAAGGAAATTCCCTTATAAAAGCACAACAAAAGGCAAAATTGTTGCTATTACCGAAGAAGGCGTTGAAGTTTCTTTAGGTAAAAATAATACAAAAGGTTTTATAAGCCAATTTGAAATGGGCAGAGATTTTGATGGTAATGTTGACGACGTTATTAACGTTATGGTTATCGGCATTAATCCGGATGACTGCAGCGTCAACTTATCAGTTAAAAAGTATGACCAGGTTCAAAACAAAAAATTTGTTGCCCAGTATATGAAGCAAGCCCCCAGACCCACTTTGGGACAGCTTTTGCAAGACTCGTTGGAAGAATCTGAAAATAAATAA